A window of the Eubacterium sp. 1001713B170207_170306_E7 genome harbors these coding sequences:
- the trkA gene encoding Trk system potassium transporter TrkA codes for MKIVVVGNGKVGTTLTVQLAREGHDIIIVDNDERVIENVVNAYDVMGICGNGGSYDVLQQAGVDTADLFIAVTSGDEMNILSCMLAKKMGAKHTIARVRNPQYTKLLVYMRDELGLSMSINPEFEAANEIFRVLRLPQALEVDSFSKGRVDLVAVRIQPNSKLNGKAIAGLQSFFKANILICAVERRGEVIIPDGDFVMQCGDKIFISAASRELDLFFKETGIISHKIRKVMIIGGGKIAYYLARQLIGLKVNVKIIELNKQRSRELSELLPKATVVYGDGTDQAVLTEEGIRNVDACVALTDNDEENIILSMYAGTQKVEKIITKVNRIPLLKIMQDVGIESVISPKMLTANHIVRYVRAMETTEDNSIRTLYKIVDGQAEAIEFPVTRDSGFVGRPLRDLNIRKNNLIACIIRRGRIIFPNGDAVMEAGDNVVVVTTTQSLKHLKDILDNRE; via the coding sequence ATGAAAATTGTCGTTGTGGGAAATGGTAAAGTTGGCACCACCCTGACGGTTCAGCTTGCTAGAGAAGGACACGATATTATTATCGTCGACAACGATGAACGGGTAATTGAGAATGTTGTCAATGCCTATGATGTTATGGGGATCTGCGGAAACGGCGGCTCCTACGATGTATTGCAGCAGGCAGGGGTGGATACGGCAGATCTTTTTATTGCCGTGACCTCAGGCGATGAAATGAATATTCTGAGCTGTATGCTGGCAAAGAAAATGGGCGCGAAGCACACCATCGCGAGGGTTCGTAACCCCCAGTATACAAAGCTCTTGGTCTATATGCGGGATGAGCTGGGCCTCAGCATGTCCATTAATCCGGAATTTGAGGCGGCTAATGAAATTTTTCGTGTTTTAAGGCTGCCACAGGCCCTGGAGGTCGATTCCTTCTCAAAGGGCAGGGTCGATCTGGTAGCGGTGCGCATCCAGCCGAATTCAAAGCTAAACGGAAAGGCCATCGCCGGGCTTCAGAGTTTTTTCAAAGCCAATATTCTGATCTGCGCCGTCGAGCGCAGGGGCGAGGTAATCATACCGGACGGCGATTTCGTGATGCAGTGCGGAGACAAGATTTTTATTTCAGCTGCCTCCAGGGAGCTGGACCTCTTTTTTAAGGAAACGGGCATTATCAGCCATAAAATCCGAAAGGTCATGATCATCGGCGGCGGAAAAATTGCCTATTATCTGGCCAGACAGCTGATAGGCCTCAAGGTGAATGTAAAGATCATCGAACTGAATAAGCAGAGAAGCCGGGAGCTCAGCGAGCTCCTGCCCAAAGCCACTGTGGTCTACGGAGACGGGACAGATCAGGCGGTTTTGACCGAGGAGGGAATCCGAAATGTGGACGCCTGTGTCGCCTTGACTGATAATGATGAGGAAAACATTATCCTGTCCATGTACGCCGGCACCCAGAAGGTCGAAAAAATTATCACCAAGGTCAACCGGATTCCGCTGCTCAAGATCATGCAGGACGTGGGGATCGAGAGTGTCATCTCGCCTAAAATGCTCACAGCCAACCATATCGTGCGCTACGTGAGGGCCATGGAGACCACCGAGGATAACAGTATCCGCACCCTGTATAAAATTGTTGACGGGCAGGCCGAGGCCATCGAATTCCCGGTAACGCGGGATTCCGGCTTTGTGGGCCGTCCTCTGCGCGATCTGAATATCCGTAAGAATAATCTGATTGCCTGCATTATCCGAAGGGGTCGCATTATCTTTCCAAATGGGGACGCAGTTATGGAAGCCGGGGATAATGTGGTGGTGGTCACCACCACCCAGAGCTTAAAACATCTGAAGGATATACTGGACAACAGAGAATAG